The following proteins come from a genomic window of Penaeus monodon isolate SGIC_2016 chromosome 22, NSTDA_Pmon_1, whole genome shotgun sequence:
- the LOC119587360 gene encoding uncharacterized protein LOC119587360, whose amino-acid sequence MFIWIPIHLAYHKMPARLAAKASKTMKPTATSLPVSARSSFSKTYHLPKSHRYIQMNIFDQSKIEAKRSEAVREEERDEVLWTSECSPRVAGVRRGQDARLQCEVVAPTGSVLTWYKDGVSLNREGAQVEVGSTPQELLEEATNMLGLEEELSSTASTSASVLQISSVVYLDCVSNQHQATYKLEVRAPRSQKSYSRLFTVVIVGDESETLEEGPTCRLGGLVNASASHLPTLPRGHGSCRGLRDVALSLAGSQRHSGMVPQR is encoded by the exons ATGTTCATCTGGATCCCAATCCATTTGGCATACCACAAAATGCCAGCCAGACTAGCAGCAAAGGCCAGCAAGACTATGAAACCTACAGCAACGTCACTCCCAGTATCAGCCAGATCAAGCTTTAGCAAAACGTACCACCTACCAAAATCTCACAGATACATTCAA atgaACATCTTTGACCAGTCGAAAATAGAAGCAA AGAGGAGTGAGGCGGTGCGCGAGGAGGAGCGGGACGAAGTGCTGTGGACGAGCGAGTGCTCGCCGCGAGTGGCGGGTGTTCGGCGTGGTCAGGACGCTCGCCTTCAGTGTGAGGTGGTCGCACCCACAGGCTCTGTCCTCACGTGGTACAAGGACGGCGTGTCACTGAACCGAGAG GGTGCCCAGGTCGAGGTAGGTTCCACGCCCCAAGAGCTTCTGGAAGAGGCGACCAACATGCTGGGTCTTGAGGAGGAGCTGTCCTCAACGGCGTCCACTTCCGCCTCCGTCCTGCAAATCTCCTCCGTCGTCTATTTGGACTGCGTCTCCAACCAACACCAG GCGACATACAAGTTGGAGGTGAGGGCACCACGGAGTCAGAAGTCTTACTCTCGTCTTTTTACTGTAGTTATCGTAG GTGACGAAAGCGAGACACTGGAGGAAGGCCCCACGTGCCGCCTGGGCGGCCTCGTCAATGCCTCTGCCTCGCATCTACCAACACTCCCCCGCGGCCATGGGTCATGTAGGGGACTCCGTGACGTTGCCTTGTCGCTCGCAGGGTCACAACGTCACTCGGGAATGGTTCCTCAACGATGA
- the LOC119587359 gene encoding zwei Ig domain protein zig-4-like, with the protein MIRILLVVSLVAMASCNWATRRSSHRVPFDAHLRLPKMNIFDQSPLKREAKRSEAVSEDERDEVLWTSECSPRVAGVRRGQDARLQCEMVAPTGSVLTWYKDGVPLHREGAQVEVGSTPQELLEEATNMLGLEEELSSTASTSASVLQISSVVYLDCVSDQHQATYKLEVRAPRSQKSYSRLFTVVIVGDESETLEEGPTCRLGALVNALPRIYQHSPAAMGHVGDSVTLPCRSQGHNVTREWFLNDERISGDVSYQISGIGDLIVRRLSAQGRTRYTCRVTSMRFSALNLLYFFSTSLLYQPVLCIACSDSQIYIVASLLQYSILLMRYIK; encoded by the exons ATGATCAGAATCCTGCTGGTGGTCAGCCTGGTGGCAATGGCGTCTTGTAACTGGGCAACTCGAAGATCCAGCCACCGCGTTCCATTCGATGCCCATCTGCGACTGCCAAAG atgaaCATCTTTGACCAGTCGCCTTTAAAAAGAGAAGCAA AGAGAAGCGAGGCTGTGAGCGAGGATGAGCGGGACGAAGTGTTGTGGACGAGCGAGTGCTCGCCGCGAGTGGCGGGTGTTCGGCGTGGTCAGGACGCTCGCCTTCAGTGTGAGATGGTCGCCCCCACAGGCTCTGTCCTCACGTGGTACAAGGACGGCGTGCCACTACACCGAGAG GGTGCCCAGGTCGAGGTAGGTTCCACGCCCCAAGAGCTTCTGGAAGAGGCGACCAACATGCTGGGTCTGGAGGAGGAGCTGTCCTCAACGGCGTCCACTTCCGCCTCCGTCCTGCAAATCTCCTCCGTCGTCTATTTGGACTGCGTCTCCGACCAACACCAG GCGACATACAAGTTGGAGGTGAGGGCTCCACGGAGTCAGAAGTCCTACTCTCGTCTTTTTACTGTAGTTATCGTAG GTGACGAAAGCGAGACACTGGAGGAAGGCCCCACGTGCCGCCTAGGCGCCCTCGTCAATGCTCTGCCTCGCATCTACCAACACTCTCCCGCGGCCATGGGCCATGTTGGGGACTCCGTGACATTGCCTTGCCGCTCGCAGGGCCACAACGTCACTCGAGAGTGGTTCCTCAACGATGAGAGGATTTCTGGCGACGTCAGCTATCAG ATCTCAGGGATCGGCGACCTGATTGTGCGACGGCTGAGTGCACAGGGTCGCACACGGTACACATGCAGGGTGACCAGCATGCGGTTCTCTGCCCTTA ATTTGCTATATTTCTTCTCCACTTCACTGCTGTATCAACCCGTCCTTTGCATTGCCTGCAGTGATTCCCAGATTTACATCGTGGCAAGTCTACTGCAGTACAGTATATTGCTGATGAGATAcatcaaataa